The DNA sequence tgctgtcttcatggcatgtaaatgtcttgattgatttactttgggagttgatttctttcagtagtctaaggccttgtgtttgtgggatggttgtacagcagggagcagggcacggggtggagcagTTAGtaaggtgatttgtttcagggcaggtatgggcacaggttggggatgttatgctgatgcttctGAATGTAGGTGCCCAGcagccaaggaggatgtagctgtgcaggtgcaccggtctggggggcataaccctggtgtgcactggtctaaggcacagggccctttgtgcacacgtgtagagctgtggcagcagatcgGCATTACACCTTCATGGACTGGGTgccagatgtgacctggctgcacaggtactttctcagagctgggaagtgatgCTGAGGGCTGCGTGTATGTGCAGTTCTAGgcctgctgtaaagtgcagttcccagagctgaatgatttgattgggggcccatgtgcatgcatgggcctgggagtgtcTTAAgcagatgtgctgagctcagggagggcggggtgaggTGTGCAACATTATGGGCAGGGGgtaggggtagcctaggtatggaggttagtgccagcaacttttatgtgctggcaacagcctgcaaggaacagggagggggaggtagtgctcgggaggggtgcaggagacatgggttgggctgcacttggggtggggtggggggcagacatGTGCActgggggcaggtggggtgggggcacctggagcgtggggaatgggagcaggttacggggttcaggtgcatagggtgtgaggtgagtcaccagtcacacagctgtgctggtgagggtagccttcgtggaacgtggcctggctttcTTCCTAGTCCCACGTTCCCATCCGTGCAGTCTCGCAGGCTCTGCAGCTCCgcccctctgcaccaggctccagctttctgcctctcagtttcttggCCTCTACAGCCAGGGCTGccatatgtggtgcagaaggctctccgaGGTCAGCTGCACTCTCAAATTGCCGCCTCAGTCATCCTCCTTCTGTTTTCTGTGGAACAGGGTTAATCTCAAGCCACTCTAATCAGCCCTCTTCCCGGAAGTTCCCAGAATCTGTTCTTAACCGTTATACTATGCTGATTCTCAAATCAACTTTCTATCTAGGGAACTCATTCATAGAATTATAGCTAAACAGAAGATCCTTTTGcaaagattaaaattaatttaggtctttttttataTCCTATTTTTATAGATACATATCAAATAGCCAGATAAGAACTTTCATAATTTGAGTTGATAGTTCCCTTTGCTATTaatgcttaatttaaaaataatagtttaaaaaaagaatgcttaaCTGTAATCACAGCTACAGGTGATTTTTGCTTGTCATAAAGAATAACTTTTTTGTCCAGTTTTTAGTCCCAGATTCGATGAAAAGTCTAATgaactccactgccccaggttaagatttatgtattttttcctagTGGGATGCTGATGAACAGGCATTTAACACAACTGTGAAACAGCTGCTGTCACGTCTGCCAAAGCAAAGATACCTCAAATTAGTCTGTGATGAAATTTATAAcatcaaagtagaaaaaaagtAAGTAATCACTTAAGTATAGGAAGTTTCACATGGGTTAGCCCTCAGGGAGGGGTTTTAAAGTGACACATATTTTATTGCCTTGTTAAAGTCTGATGTCTGAGAAACCTGGTATGTTAGAACTACAGCTGGCATCGAGTATATCTTGCCTAGGACtatcaatcacacagtcataatCTTGTCATTGACAAAACACAGTGGTCCCAGGGATAGCTATCCCAATTGTAATTTGTTCACCCAGTTAACTCCCTTGCAGAAATatgtttaaatgaaagaaaatagctgTGACTGCTTTGTTTATGTCCTTATGACAAaatgccattcattcatttatccacttAAAAGGCAGCAGTGAAGGCTTTGAGGTGAATGGTGCTCTCCTCAGGTACGACCTCACAGTACAGACCCTTGCCAGTAGTCACAGCTTCTGTAAAGCATGTACGTTTTTAGTGACTAGACTTCCATCTTGTTTTTGTTTGAACAAAGCTCCTGCAGTTTGTGTTCTACATTTTTTTACTAACTCTCTTTTTTACCCATTATGTTTACCTAGTCTCtcattttaatttaccttttcccttcttttccagggTGTCTGTGCTGTTCCTGTATAGCTACAGAGATGACTACTATAGAATCTTGTTTTAATTCTAAAGAATTGTCATTACATAAAACCAGGGGTTTATACTATGGAATGTTGTACAttcactaaaattttaaaataagtttaaattcTAAGAAGCTGTCCTACAAAGTTGAGCTTTGTCAGTTTTACATATGTAATATATCTTTTTGAATATAATAAATGCTTTCATATATCTGCTGCTTTTTCATTGCAAATTAACACCAAAGGTTTCCTGGAAAGAAAACAGGCTTGTTCTTCCCATCACCCATGATTAAACATGAAATGCCAAACTaaagagcattttttttaaaaaggcattacCTTGGAATCTTTCATTCTTGATGATTTTATAATATTCATATTCTAAGGTGGTTAAGCAAACTCATTTGGCTGTGAGAACTCATTTCAAACGTgctaaaatgaaagatctttgataATAAAATTATTCAGCCAGGTGAGAAGAATGCCcatgaataacttttttttttttgaggaggggaGGGGTGTGCAGTACAAAGACCAGGAAGTGAatctgggtcttctgcatggcaggcaagcattcaaccactgaacaATCCATGCACCCCTCTACGAAATAACTTTCTATAAAATTGTCAGCTTTCAGTTCCAACAACCTAGACTATTCTGCTAGCCTATTCATTAATCACATCATTCCAGAATTAGTAGTTATTGTCAGAAAGTATTAAATGGGGTGAGGGAGAAGAATTAAAGAGACAATTCATGCTGATAAATAGATGAGTTTAATGAAACATTGCTCTTCACAGAAAAGGCTAAAGACCTTTTAAACTATAATCCAGGAATAAACAGTCGTGCAACACAGACCAATTAACCATGTCTAAAATAACCTGGCTTCTTACTACAACTACCCTATAAACATTGCAGCCCTTTTTCTGCCCTTCCTCCCTCCAAAATGACCCTACATTTCACATGAAACCTGCCCTTTATATGAAAGCAGCCACTGTGGGGGGAACCAGaaacctgggggggggggggggtgcccaAAAGTaaaaaccccagaaaaaaaaaacagcaattcaGTGGTTAATCAGTGAAAGCAGGAAGTCGGGTACCCTTCACTGTGCTGCTTTGCTCTTCTTGCTCTTGCTCTTTTTGTCCCTCTTCTTCAGCCCATCCATGTTGGCTCTCAATAGGCTTGAATAAGCCTGAAAAACAGAGCATGACCTTAATAAGAAGGGTTACAAATTGGTGAAGCAGCTGCTCCATTTCCATAATGAATTTAGGGTAGCCAAAATCAGAAAGCATGCCTGTTAAAAAGTATAATACCATGGGATACTTGCATTTTAAGGAAAATGGTATAGAGAAAAACACTTGCATGTTATAGCAGCTTCCGCAACACTCGCCCACGGAAAgttaatttttagctttttttaaaacataaaaagggTAAACTGCAGGCAACTTTTTGTTATCAGAAACTAAGGCAACATATTCTACTAGTCTTTTAAACtagaaaggaagacagtgttgATGCTAGAAGCATGTACCATTTACCATTTACATTGGTAAAAGTTACCAAGAGGAAGCAGTGAACCCAAATATCAACCTTAACCCAGTGTTCAGTATTATGCCAACTCTGCCCTGAGAAAAGGGGACATAGAAAACACCAGAAACTCACCATCTGAAACTTATTAACTTCTTTGGAGCTCACCTGGAAAAGAAGGCAAAATGAGATTATAATCCCTGTTATTTATATAGGAATCCTCTGCCCCAACCCAGATAATCTCAAAAGCTTCATGAAGACAACCTcttaatctttatttaaaatttggaatTCTTCATAACTTCAGGAGTCACAGTACACTAAAggctattttccttctttaatttcCTCTATCTGAAAAACAAAGTAGCTCTGTACCTTTTCCCCACACAATTGAGGATTGCACCCAAACAGGAAGGAGGCAAAAACAAGTCCCTAAAGAAGCTATGCTTTTCACCTGTTGGAACCTCTTCCACATTTTGCAGTGTTTTCTCCTTAGGGTCTGAGAGATGTCAAAAGACTTCTCAGTATAAATTTTCTGTGCAAGATACATGTAAACCACTCACTCCCATCTTACTTTAAACCTGCCTTTCATTCAGGCCAATTTTAGCACAATGCAAGCtaccacaataaaagaaattctACTCTGAAGAAAATTCCTTAGGTTTTCATATTTCATGATAcccaacctaatttttaaaatcatatatgcTTGCTTCACTGTAAGTCTTTATCAAGATAATTTGTAAGAGAAAACTTATCAGCTAAGTCTCATGAATGTCCTATACTAATATAATTGGACAGTAGTCTGGATCTGTCCCAATAAAATAAAGTACTCATCTAGGCAGTCTCTTGCTTTGCCATATTCAGCCTCCACTTTGAAAGGGAAGACTAGAGCTCTTGACGAAATGCAGAAATATTCTCTCAACCTAACACACAGCTACATTTGTTCCATGAaccacaaatacaaaaataatcagCTTTAAAGTATTATCTGTTCATTGAACTCCAGCACAAGGGACAAGGAATTGAATATGTCAGCTGCTCCTTCAAGTATCATAGGGGTAATAAGGATTAATATGCTAATTTTATTAGGGTTTCTACAAATGGCACAGGAAGGTAATAGCTGGGGAGCTACTCAGTACTTATTTACTAGTtcttatttaggaaaaaaagccTGGTTCAGACAGACCCCTTCCTCAAAATTAAGTTTAAGTCTTTAGACACCAAAACTGTAGTGTTAGGAATCCAGCTCACCACAGTGCTGATCTTCTTTTTCCCATCAGTAGCTCTTAACAGACACTTGTTGTCAGAAGGCTCAAAGCCCTCCACAGTACCTTTCCTTGGAATGGGTTTAGTTCGACCGTCATCTGCATTAAAAATACATTCTGAAGAACACAGCCACATCGACTGGTAGACAAAAAGTTAATAGTGGGGAAAGGTGTGAAGGGGATACCTAATCCTCCCCCTGCTCCAGTTTTGTTAACCATATCATCCCCTATCGCCGACAGTTTGGCCAAACCTTACAGAACTATATACTATGGTTCCAC is a window from the Tamandua tetradactyla isolate mTamTet1 chromosome 14, mTamTet1.pri, whole genome shotgun sequence genome containing:
- the SRP14 gene encoding signal recognition particle 14 kDa protein isoform X1, yielding MVLLESEQFLTELTRLFQKCRLSGSVFITLKKYDGRTKPIPRKGTVEGFEPSDNKCLLRATDGKKKISTVVSSKEVNKFQMAYSSLLRANMDGLKKRDKKSKSKKSKAAQ
- the SRP14 gene encoding signal recognition particle 14 kDa protein isoform X2; this encodes MVNKTGAGGGLDDGRTKPIPRKGTVEGFEPSDNKCLLRATDGKKKISTVVSSKEVNKFQMAYSSLLRANMDGLKKRDKKSKSKKSKAAQ